The following coding sequences are from one Paenibacillus antri window:
- a CDS encoding nucleotidyltransferase-like protein, whose protein sequence is MIKSFVERHYADRSDVIAAAYIEKPMQFSALIDGFDALIIIVTDSDRQQCFTHHYSKDKTYIQERWYDRETLVALLSPTGNRDVQQWLLAGEIVLDKQGFLEEKRETLLAVTPEKRDERLFREFSLFLRHFILSKNDLEAGDLLDAHSHILTAVHHWAKMSVVESGHVPELTVWKQVRSINPGIFKLYEELSSNTETLEQRVRLAHLACDFSVMSKLKDCCRPLLRILSSRSEPWSAAELERHPDLRSMQTELHLVLKKLVRRSLIQEVFVASDPSLDVLEMKYIS, encoded by the coding sequence ATGATCAAATCGTTCGTCGAGCGGCATTACGCGGACAGATCGGATGTGATCGCGGCGGCGTACATCGAGAAGCCGATGCAGTTTTCCGCATTGATCGACGGCTTCGACGCGCTGATCATCATCGTTACCGACAGCGATCGTCAGCAATGCTTCACCCACCATTATAGTAAAGACAAGACCTACATACAAGAAAGATGGTACGACCGAGAGACGTTGGTGGCGCTGTTGTCTCCGACCGGCAATCGCGACGTGCAACAATGGCTGTTAGCGGGAGAGATCGTATTGGATAAACAAGGGTTCCTCGAGGAAAAGCGAGAGACGCTGCTCGCGGTGACGCCCGAGAAACGGGACGAGCGGCTGTTTCGGGAATTCTCGTTGTTTTTGCGCCATTTCATCTTAAGCAAGAATGACTTGGAGGCCGGAGATCTGCTGGACGCGCATAGTCACATTCTGACGGCCGTCCATCATTGGGCTAAGATGTCCGTCGTCGAGAGCGGGCATGTGCCGGAGCTGACCGTCTGGAAGCAAGTAAGAAGCATCAATCCGGGTATCTTTAAGCTGTACGAAGAGCTGTCTTCGAATACGGAGACGTTGGAGCAACGCGTCCGTCTCGCGCATTTGGCATGCGATTTCTCGGTAATGTCCAAGCTGAAGGATTGCTGCCGGCCGCTGCTGCGCATCTTGTCCAGCCGCTCCGAGCCGTGGAGCGCCGCGGAGCTGGAGCGGCATCCCGATCTGCGCTCCATGCAGACCGAGCTCCATCTCGTGCTTAAGAAGCTGGTGCGCCGCTCGCTCATTCAGGAAGTGTTCGTCGCCTCCGATCCGAGCCTGGACGTGTTGGAGATGAAATACATCAGTTAA
- a CDS encoding DUF2614 family zinc ribbon-containing protein: MRLKSSKVNEFRLWGLVLMLAGMGFMIAGTAAIVFKFPGSGIITGIGLVLGLITMLGSMAIYFWAGMLSTSAVQLQCPECGELTKMLGKTDRCMYCKTILTLDPSQARNS, from the coding sequence ATGCGCTTGAAATCAAGCAAGGTGAACGAATTCCGGTTATGGGGCTTGGTATTGATGCTGGCGGGCATGGGCTTCATGATCGCCGGAACGGCGGCGATCGTCTTTAAGTTTCCCGGTTCGGGCATCATTACCGGCATCGGGCTCGTCCTCGGACTGATCACGATGTTGGGCAGCATGGCGATTTACTTCTGGGCCGGCATGCTGTCGACTAGCGCGGTACAACTGCAATGCCCGGAATGCGGCGAGCTGACGAAGATGCTCGGCAAGACCGACCGTTGCATGTACTGCAAGACGATTCTTACGTTGGACCCATCCCAAGCGCGGAACTCTTAA